ATAAATGGAAATTTCTTTGAAAAAAATAGTGGGCGCATGATTGGAGAATGTGGTGATGGTAAAGCCGGAATATGGAAAAGAGATATTAGAACTAATATACAGCGTTGGTGTTTTGGCATGAAAAAGAGTGAGACAAAATATGAAATATCTCGGATGATAAAAAGGAAAATAAGAAATCAAATTTATTATGAAGTTGATCCGAGAATTGAAAAAAATTATGAATATGGATTAAGTAATGTTGGTATATTGATTTTAAAAGGACAATCTAAGAAACCGGAAGATAGTGGAAGTTGGCCCGCTCATAATGCTTCGGTCTCACGCACTGTTATTGGTTTCTCAACTGAACCTTGTCACATTTTCTTTATTGTTGCTCGTGAGGCAACATGGGATGATGTTGTAAAATTTCTTAAAGGTTTAGAAGAAAAAGAAAAGAAAGAAGGAAAAGAAGATTTAAATGATTTAGTCAAATCATCATCATATGGGAAAAATCTTAATATTCAAATTATAGATGCACTTATGTTAGATGGAGGTGGAAGTACTCAATTTGCTTATATTTATAAAAATATGAAAGATGAAATACGAATAAAAGATGATAATGCACCTAAATCAGATGGAAGAAAGATTCCAAATTATGTTGGTGCATTTGCAATAACACCATAACAAGATAAAAAGGAGGGATAAATCATGAAGCAAAAAATGTTACTTTTGGGATTTTTCCTACTATTTGTTACTTTTTCATTTATCGTCATTTATAAAAGCATAGGATCTTCGAATATAGAAATTATCTGGGGTAAACAGTTTGGGACTGATAAAAATGAAGAAATCACAGGAGTTACTGTGGATGGTCAAGGCAATATTTATGTAATTGGGTCAACTGAAGGGAATTTGTTTGGAACTAATGTAGGAGAAAAAGATATTTTCATTGCTAAATTCAGCCTTGACGGAGAATTGATTTG
The sequence above is a segment of the Candidatus Culexarchaeum yellowstonense genome. Coding sequences within it:
- a CDS encoding phosphodiester glycosidase family protein codes for the protein HGVLVRVPASFMQKAGEYRFVIQAYDNHAHLHKDHQVKPALEMNSIFVDLPIVYLKSKDGNWHVSWIRKPNSVNKFTKFLSQPESKAAVNWVDKVEKGQIRTAINGNFFEKNSGRMIGECGDGKAGIWKRDIRTNIQRWCFGMKKSETKYEISRMIKRKIRNQIYYEVDPRIEKNYEYGLSNVGILILKGQSKKPEDSGSWPAHNASVSRTVIGFSTEPCHIFFIVAREATWDDVVKFLKGLEEKEKKEGKEDLNDLVKSSSYGKNLNIQIIDALMLDGGGSTQFAYIYKNMKDEIRIKDDNAPKSDGRKIPNYVGAFAITP
- a CDS encoding SBBP repeat-containing protein codes for the protein MKQKMLLLGFFLLFVTFSFIVIYKSIGSSNIEIIWGKQFGTDKNEEITGVTVDGQGNIYVIGSTEGNLFGTNVGEKDIFIAKFSLDGELIWEKQLGTIEDDVPFDIAVDSDRNFYVVGATCGDLFGKLVRKWSEDAFVVKFSSKGEIIWSKQFGTLDKIGLKVLLLIIKIGWFI